ACTTGAGGGTGTCCAGCAGCTTTTGAGTGTTTCTAAGTTCGGCTTGCAACCCAGTAACTCGCTCAGGTAGTTCTTCGGGTTTAACCTTAAACCGATCGCTCAATTCCCGCACTACGCGATCGCGTACATTCAAGTAATCCAAAACAGCGGGTCCCGCCACGGCTTCAATCCGTCGCACTCCAGAGGCAATACCAGTTTCGGAAATAATTTTGAGAATCCCAATCTCCGCGGTGTTGCTGACATGAGTGCCGCCGCATAGTTCCATCGACACGCCAGGGATATCCAGCACCCGTACTTCATCACCATATTTTTCCCCAAACATGGCGATCGCACCCTTAGTCTTGGCTTCAGCAAGTGGCATCACTTCTGTTTGAGCAGTATGTGCCTCGGCAATCCAGGTATTAATTTGCTCCTCGATTTGTTGTAACTCTTCTGGTGTCACGGATCGAGGGCAGTTGAAGTCAAAACGTAGGCGGTCAAAAGCAACAAGCGATCCCGCTTGCGAAATCGAATCATCAACAATTCTTTTCAATGCTGCTTGCAACAAGTGGGTGGCTGTGTGGTGCGCTTGAGCGCGACGACGACAGGCGCGGTCAATTTGAGCACTGACCCGATCGCCGACTCGCACGGTGCCGCGTTCAATCCGTCCGAAATGAACAAAGAAATCCGATTCTTTCTTCACATCTTCAACTCGAACTAAGACGGCATCGCCAGAGATGTAGCCGCGATCGCCGATTTGTCCTCCTGACTCAGCATAGAACGGAGTTTTGTCAAGGACAATTTGCACTTCTGTCCCAGCTTCCGCTGCCTCTACTGATGTGCCACTGACAAGTAGGACTTCGACTTCAGCGTTCGCGGTAGGTTGGATATAACCCAAAAACTCGGTGGTATGAATATGTTCAGCTAGCTTGTCTAGAGAACCCTGCACCGTTAAATCAATCGTTTCGTGGGCTTCCTTGGCTCGTTCTACCTGCTTTTGCATTTCCGCCTCGAATCCTGCCACATCGACTGTGAGATCGTTTTCAGCAGCGATTTCCTGTGTTAGTTCCAAGGGGAAACCGTAAGTATCATAGAGTGTAAAAGCGCTCTCACCACTAATCTGCCCCTGACTTTGCTGTTTAACTTGCTCGATGATTTCTTCCAGCAGTTTCTCGCCTCTTTCCAGAGTTTTGAGGAAACGAGTTTCTTCTTGTTGCAGTTCGGCTTTAATTTGTGCTTCCCGTATACGCACATTGGGGTATGCAGATTCGGACAGCGCGATCGCCGTCTCTGCCACTTGCGGCGTAAATTCCTGTTGAATTCCAATCAATCGCCCATGCCGCACAACGCGACGAATTAGCCGCCGCAAAACGTAACCCCGTCCCCCGTTTGCTGCTCGAATTTCATCAGCAATCATGTGGACGACGGCACGGATGTGATCGCCAATCACTTTCAGGGAAACTTTAGTTTTCTCGTCGCTCTTGGCATAGTCAATCCCAGCAATCTCAGCCGCTGTTTTGAGAATGGGGAAAATTAGATCGGTTTCATAGTTGTTGGGCACTTCTTGCAGGATTTGCGCCATCCGTTCCAATCCCATCCCGGTATCAATATTCTTGCTTTGCAGGGGTGTGAGGTTGCCGTCTGCATCCCGGTTGTATTGCATGAACACCAGGTTATAAAATTCGATGAACCGGGTGTCATCTTCTAAGTCAATATTTTCGTCGCCTCTTTCTGGG
This window of the Chroococcidiopsis sp. CCMEE 29 genome carries:
- the alaS gene encoding alanine--tRNA ligase yields the protein MPSLQYLSGNEIRQKFLDFYAQRGHQILPSGSLVPEDPTVLLTIAGMLPFKPIFLGQRQPEFQRATTSQKCIRTNDIENVGRTARHHTFFEMLGNFSFGDYFKQQAIAWGWELSTAVFGLPPERLIVSVFEEDDEAYAIWRDKIGVPEARIKRMGEDDNFWASGPTGPCGPCSEIYYDFHPERGDENIDLEDDTRFIEFYNLVFMQYNRDADGNLTPLQSKNIDTGMGLERMAQILQEVPNNYETDLIFPILKTAAEIAGIDYAKSDEKTKVSLKVIGDHIRAVVHMIADEIRAANGGRGYVLRRLIRRVVRHGRLIGIQQEFTPQVAETAIALSESAYPNVRIREAQIKAELQQEETRFLKTLERGEKLLEEIIEQVKQQSQGQISGESAFTLYDTYGFPLELTQEIAAENDLTVDVAGFEAEMQKQVERAKEAHETIDLTVQGSLDKLAEHIHTTEFLGYIQPTANAEVEVLLVSGTSVEAAEAGTEVQIVLDKTPFYAESGGQIGDRGYISGDAVLVRVEDVKKESDFFVHFGRIERGTVRVGDRVSAQIDRACRRRAQAHHTATHLLQAALKRIVDDSISQAGSLVAFDRLRFDFNCPRSVTPEELQQIEEQINTWIAEAHTAQTEVMPLAEAKTKGAIAMFGEKYGDEVRVLDIPGVSMELCGGTHVSNTAEIGILKIISETGIASGVRRIEAVAGPAVLDYLNVRDRVVRELSDRFKVKPEELPERVTGLQAELRNTQKLLDTLKSELALAKSEQLLNQAESVGDYKLLVTQMEDVDAESLKTAAERLLQKLGNGAVVLGSVPEVGKVSLVAAFSPDVNKQGLQAGKFIGAIAKICGGGGGGRPNLAQAGGRDAGKLPAALESARSQLQAALRKN